The Terriglobia bacterium genome has a window encoding:
- a CDS encoding phosphodiester glycosidase family protein, translating into MKSILAVLLFIPQGVEAGARWQTLAPGLELGLLRATKPSAVGDSRITILRIDPKLWELTFVGLSQGGERGGMTAREWGRKHNLAAAINAGMFLGDEKTHAGYLRFRDHVNNEKVNAYRSVAAFDAKSDAVPPFRMFDLDAAGVTMQTILRDYSSAVQNLRMIKRPGQNRWAAQDRMWSEAALGEDRAGRILFLFSRSPFRMRDLIQELLSSDLGVVCAQHLEGGPEAQLYVGVGGADLQWFGSYETSFQENDNNQRGWPVPNVLGIRPRRLTK; encoded by the coding sequence GTGAAATCTATTCTGGCGGTTCTACTGTTCATTCCGCAGGGTGTTGAGGCCGGGGCGCGTTGGCAAACCTTGGCTCCCGGACTGGAGTTAGGACTACTCCGGGCGACCAAGCCCAGTGCGGTCGGCGACTCCAGGATCACCATTCTGCGCATTGATCCCAAACTCTGGGAACTGACCTTTGTGGGCCTCAGCCAGGGTGGGGAACGCGGGGGAATGACGGCGCGGGAATGGGGCCGGAAGCACAATCTCGCGGCGGCGATTAACGCGGGGATGTTTTTGGGGGATGAGAAGACCCACGCCGGATACCTCCGGTTCCGAGATCATGTGAACAATGAGAAAGTAAATGCTTATCGCTCGGTGGCTGCATTTGACGCCAAGAGCGATGCCGTCCCTCCCTTTAGGATGTTTGATCTCGATGCCGCGGGCGTTACCATGCAGACCATCCTTCGGGACTACTCCTCCGCCGTGCAGAACCTGCGGATGATCAAACGGCCGGGTCAGAATCGGTGGGCCGCCCAGGACCGGATGTGGAGTGAAGCCGCGCTGGGAGAGGACCGCGCGGGGAGGATTCTGTTCCTGTTCTCCAGGTCGCCATTCAGGATGCGGGATTTGATTCAAGAACTTCTCTCGTCCGATCTCGGCGTGGTATGCGCCCAACATCTTGAGGGAGGACCGGAGGCGCAACTTTACGTGGGCGTCGGGGGAGCAGACCTCCAGTGGTTCGGGAGTTATGAAACATCTTTTCAGGAAAACGACAATAACCAGCGAGGATGGCCTGTGCCGAATGTGCTCGGAATTCGGCCGAGGCGTTTAACGAAATGA
- a CDS encoding response regulator, whose amino-acid sequence MSEILIIDDNQAVRDVLGEVLRGAGYEVSTAANGAEALTHMRAKGAPALILLDLMMPVMNGWEFRSEQLKDPSLRAVPTIILTTVANIMAEAKLLKANGFISKSTAYGSILELVRTYC is encoded by the coding sequence ATGTCAGAGATTCTGATCATCGATGACAACCAGGCAGTTCGAGATGTTCTGGGAGAAGTGCTTCGCGGGGCCGGCTATGAGGTCTCAACGGCGGCCAATGGGGCAGAGGCCCTGACTCACATGCGAGCCAAGGGGGCCCCCGCTCTCATTCTGCTCGACCTGATGATGCCTGTGATGAACGGCTGGGAGTTTCGATCTGAACAGCTCAAGGACCCCTCGCTGCGCGCCGTGCCCACCATTATCCTCACCACCGTCGCCAATATTATGGCAGAGGCAAAGCTGCTTAAGGCGAACGGTTTCATTTCGAAGTCCACAGCCTACGGATCCATTCTCGAATTGGTCCGCACCTATTGTTGA
- a CDS encoding PP2C family protein-serine/threonine phosphatase, with translation MTTASWKKIATPRFNRFLKVQQLLVFVAVVVYAMFAAMKLHASLGRMLAITLSVGNVLSPLMITTEKIYARRAFPWNWVIFLPIMGAASLASALATVVINHWLEPSRPPYRLLFRETTPLVLVVCMVVGTVTYLSSEIQRRLREKNLALEQAVERGSVALQKQEQEMDRAREIQQNLLPKTLPQLPGVQIAGAWQPARTVGGDYFDVIQLDGQRLGICIGDVAGKGITAALLMANLQAAFRAFATAEATPAEVCSKLNAFLCGNVAPGKFITFFYAVLNVDRRTVTYENAGHSPALLLKEAGRVESLSGNGAVLGVLPNWSYKDSEMPLDAGDRLLLFTDGITEAANPQAEEFGEERLVQAARLQDGTALHMQRKIMEEVTAFCQKNFHDDATLVVVAIQ, from the coding sequence ATGACCACTGCGTCCTGGAAAAAGATTGCCACACCACGGTTCAACCGCTTCCTGAAGGTGCAACAGCTTCTTGTCTTCGTCGCCGTGGTTGTTTATGCCATGTTCGCGGCAATGAAGCTCCACGCCTCCTTGGGCCGGATGCTCGCCATCACGCTCTCGGTAGGCAATGTCTTGTCTCCTTTGATGATCACCACGGAGAAGATCTATGCGCGGCGCGCGTTTCCGTGGAACTGGGTGATCTTCTTGCCCATCATGGGGGCTGCCAGCCTGGCGAGCGCCCTCGCGACCGTCGTCATCAACCACTGGTTGGAACCCAGCAGGCCGCCCTACCGGCTTTTGTTCCGTGAGACCACTCCCCTGGTCCTGGTGGTCTGCATGGTCGTGGGGACGGTTACTTATTTGAGCAGCGAGATTCAACGCCGGCTCCGGGAGAAGAACCTGGCGCTGGAGCAGGCGGTCGAAAGAGGCAGCGTGGCCCTCCAGAAACAGGAACAGGAAATGGACCGGGCCCGCGAGATTCAGCAAAACCTGCTGCCTAAGACTTTGCCGCAATTGCCGGGGGTGCAGATAGCCGGGGCATGGCAGCCGGCAAGAACGGTCGGTGGGGATTACTTTGATGTGATTCAACTCGACGGCCAACGACTCGGCATCTGTATCGGCGATGTCGCCGGAAAAGGGATCACGGCCGCACTCCTCATGGCCAACCTTCAAGCCGCCTTCCGCGCCTTTGCCACAGCTGAGGCGACCCCAGCAGAGGTGTGCTCGAAGTTGAACGCATTTCTTTGCGGCAATGTAGCGCCCGGCAAATTCATTACCTTTTTCTATGCCGTGTTGAACGTCGACCGCCGAACGGTAACCTACGAAAACGCCGGCCACTCCCCAGCGCTTCTGCTGAAGGAAGCGGGACGAGTCGAGTCGCTCAGTGGGAATGGGGCTGTCCTTGGTGTGCTGCCAAACTGGAGTTATAAGGATTCTGAGATGCCGCTGGACGCCGGCGACCGATTGCTGCTCTTTACCGATGGCATCACGGAAGCCGCCAATCCCCAGGCCGAGGAGTTTGGAGAAGAGCGGCTCGTCCAGGCCGCCCGCCTCCAGGATGGGACCGCGCTCCACATGCAACGAAAGATCATGGAGGAAGTCACGGCGTTCTGCCAGAAAAACTTCCATGATGACGCCACCCTCGTGGTCGTAGCCATCCAGTAG
- a CDS encoding tetratricopeptide repeat protein: MKRLMTALLACLLIVCTGIQARAQGIEWKTLNDEAMSLYSQGRYDRAVVVAKKALDVAEKAFGPDHPNVAQSLKNLALLYATQGQYAQAESLYKRALAIREKALGPDHPDVAQSLNNLATLYATQGHYAQAEPFYKRSLAIREKALGPNHLDVASELNNLAVLYYHQGQYTQAEPLYKRALAIREKALGPDHPDVAESLYTLAVLYYYQGQYAQAEPLYKRSLAIREKAFGPDHPDVAENLDSLATLYATQRQYAQAEPLYKQALAIREKAFGPDHPDVAISLENIADVYRKTGRNKEAEKLEKRAAAIKVIKQ; the protein is encoded by the coding sequence ATGAAAAGACTCATGACAGCATTATTGGCGTGCCTACTTATTGTCTGCACAGGCATCCAGGCCCGAGCACAAGGTATCGAGTGGAAGACGCTCAACGACGAGGCCATGTCTCTGTACAGCCAGGGTCGCTATGATCGCGCTGTAGTAGTCGCAAAAAAAGCATTGGATGTAGCCGAAAAAGCGTTCGGCCCCGACCATCCCAATGTGGCCCAAAGCCTGAAGAACCTCGCATTGCTGTATGCAACCCAGGGCCAATATGCGCAGGCGGAGTCGTTGTACAAGCGGGCGCTGGCGATCCGGGAAAAGGCCCTCGGCCCGGATCATCCTGATGTGGCCCAAAGCCTAAACAACCTGGCGACGCTGTACGCGACCCAAGGCCATTACGCACAGGCGGAGCCGTTCTACAAGCGCTCGCTGGCGATCCGAGAAAAGGCCCTCGGCCCGAATCACCTTGACGTCGCATCGGAACTGAACAACCTAGCGGTGCTGTACTACCACCAAGGCCAATATACGCAGGCGGAGCCGTTGTACAAGCGGGCGCTGGCGATCCGAGAAAAGGCCCTCGGCCCGGACCATCCCGATGTGGCCGAGAGCCTGTACACCCTCGCGGTGTTGTACTACTACCAAGGCCAATATGCGCAAGCAGAGCCGCTCTATAAGCGCTCGCTGGCGATCCGAGAAAAGGCCTTCGGCCCGGATCATCCCGATGTGGCCGAGAACCTGGACAGCCTCGCGACGCTGTACGCAACCCAACGCCAATACGCGCAGGCGGAGCCGCTCTACAAGCAGGCGTTGGCGATCCGAGAAAAGGCCTTCGGCCCGGATCATCCCGATGTGGCCATAAGCTTAGAAAATATTGCTGATGTCTACAGAAAGACTGGCCGGAATAAGGAAGCGGAGAAGCTCGAAAAACGGGCTGCAGCCATCAAGGTAATCAAACAGTGA